The DNA segment TCAACGCCCTCAAGAAGAGACCTCAGCCCCCCAATTTAGCAGCCTGGACTCTTTCCAGGGCAACCGACAGACCGATGGTCTTCATGGGCGTCCGTTACCGATTCTAATCGATCCGGTCGGCGGGCTCAAAAATTCGTCGAATTTCGGGGCAAGAATAGACCGCAAATACCCCGAATCGACCGCCCTGAGGCCCCCTTAGCACGACAAGCCCCCTGAGGGACGTAAAGTTAATGCCGTAGCTCCGCCTCTCCGAGGCGGAGAGCCTGGTACGCACGAGTCTCGGAGAGACTCGCCTACGTGCGATTCCACTCAGCAGGAACCACCGTCTGGCGACAGGAGCTAACGCATTGCCGTAGCTCCGCCTCTCCGAGGCGGAGAACTTGGTACGCACGAGTCTCGGAGAGACTCGCCTACGTGCGATTCCCCCCAGCAGGAACCACCGTCTGGCGACAGTAGCTACAGCATTGCCGTAGCTACGCCTCTCCGAGGCGGAGAACTTGACGAGCACGAGTCTCGGAAAGACTCGCCTACGTGCGATTCCACCCAGCAGGAATCACCGTCTGGCGATGGTAGCTACGGCAATGCCGTAGCTCCGCCTCTCCGAGGCGGAGAGCCTGGTACGCACGAGTCTCGGAGAGACTCGCCTACGTGCGATTCCACCCAGCAGAAACCACCGTCTGGCGACGACAACTACGGCATTGCCGTAGCTCCGCCTCTCGGGTTGTGCGATAAATAAGTAGTGAGTGTGGCAGGGAGAAAAGGCCCCATGCCAGCTTGCCTGGCATGAAGCCAAGATTTGAAATTAGTTCGCATGGCTCTAGAAAAACGCTTCCCGTTCGGATTGCCGCTTTCAGCGGCAATCCGAACGGGATGCGAAAACCGTGGGGACAACCACCTCTAATTTCAAATCTTGCGTTCCTGTCGGGTAAACCGACGAGGGGACGTGGCGCTTGGATGTCTGGGCAGGTGCCAGCTGCTGTCAAACCGTCAACTTATATATCGCACATCCCCCGAGGCGGAGAACTTGGTAAGCACGAGTCTCGGAGAGACTCGCCTACGTGCGATTCCACTCAGCAGGAATCACCGTCTGGCGACGACAGCTAACGCAGTCACTAAACTCGATCCGCTCTCCTACGATCCCTTGCGTTTCGTTTTGCGTCCGTTGGCAAACTGAGCATTTCGGATGATTAGGCAGGATTCATGGGAATCGACAACGCGTTGCAGGGCGGTCGCATCTTCGATCGCGCCCAGTCCCAGTGGTTCAATCCGCTCGCCGGGCAATTTGGAATACAGCAGCAGGCGACCTTCACGCTGTGCGTCCAATAACAACGCGGCCGTTGACGCTTGACGGTCGGTCACTTTCAGCAAGAACTTTCGCAGGTCATCTTCGTCACCTGTACGCATCTCCTGCAAACGACGAAGGGCTCCCGTTGGTTTCTCTTCAAGAGCCGTTACCAGCACGATCGTCCCTCCCGGGCGAACCTCTCCGCGAGCGACGTCCAAACTTCGAGCCAGATTCTCCCAGCTCTGCTGCTGGGCGTCGCCGTCCACGTAGGCCAGGACCAAATCATGCAGCAAGTCTTCACCGATCTCTTGCCCCGCTGCTTCGGTTCCAAATTCTTTTTCCAGCCCAGGCACCGTCCCGGATCGAACCCGAATCAAATTCCCTCCCGAATCGACCTCTGCCACAACAAGCAACTGAAATCCAAGCAACGCACTCACTTGAAAAGCTTCTTTGTCGGCGGTACCGGGCCTCATCATCCGTTCATAGCGGAAACGTTTGCGGCTGGTGGTGTCGGAGAGTGCTGGAGAAACACCCCCGGCCTGCCACGGCGAATCCAAATAGGTCGCGGACCGTTTTAAGACCACGGGCAACACAAAATCGGCATGGGTCAGATCCTTGTTTAAATAAAGCGGATCGCCCGCTTCATTGGCAGCCAGATAGGCCAGATCTTCCTGCTGGTCCCCCTGGTGACGGACGACGGCAACAGCTTCCGGCAACGACACGCGAAGGCTCTCAATCGTCTCCTCGGTCGCCTCCTCACTAAGCAGGATGCGGACGTAACCTAAATCGGCCAGCGGCAGCGAATCAACGATCCCACCCACCACTTCCACAAGGGAGGGAATATTGGGGTCTACGGCCAAGGTGACAGAGTCTTCCGGCACCAAGATTTTGGTAATTGCAGGAAAATCCACCGGGGATTCAACTGCCTCACGAACCGCCAGACGGGGATCCTTAATGGCGTCCCCTACGTCCATTGCCTCATTCCACTGGAAAACCTTGTCGGTCGAGGCAGGAACGGGGAGCGTTGAACGAAGGGAAACAGTCGGTTTAGAGTTTGTCATCAATCCTCTACCAATGGGCGGTCGATACGTGGTAAAGACAGTTTTACGAATTTTTGGCTCCCGGGCGATGGTCCTCACGATGGCATTCTTCAAAAAACCTTCCGATTGCTTGTTCTCAGCGAACCGGCGGGAGCTCTTTCGAGCCTCTTTTGCCGCGATTGGGTTTGCCATTTGCTCAGGTTGCGGTTCGGACGGCCCCGATCTGACGGCCAACAATGCGGCTCCTCAAAATTCGCATAATCCGAACCTCTCTCAGACGATTTACTCTTCGAATCATTCCGACACCCCTCTGAAGCAAGTTTCCGATCAAGCGGATTCGCCCGAAGCCCAGGAACTGCTATCAAAAATGTTCCAGCAGTACCGGCAAGCGAAAACCTATTCCGACGACGGACGGGTCGAGCTTCGCTATAAGCAAAATGGGGTCGATCAAGTCGATTCAGCCCCGTTAGCCGTCCGCTATGAAAGCCCCGATCGGCTTGCCGTTCGAGCTTACGGGCTGGAAATGGCATGCAGTGGAGGGCAGTTAACCGCACAGATTCACGATATCGGCACCGAAAACTGGCAGAACCAACGTCTCCGCAGCAACCTACCGCCCGGTCCATTCACACTGGACGACCTGTACGCCGACCCGCTGTTGGTGCAATTTGCGACCGCGGGTCTCGGCGGCCCACCGCCTCAACTAGAACTGCTATTCGGGGAAAACCCGTTGCTGGGCCTGCTTGAAGGAAACGTCCGTTTAAGCTTGGATCGTCCGGTAAAACTAGATGGCCGCGTCTACTCAACCCTGCGGATCAGCGGTCCTGCGACCGAGTACGTTCTTTGGATTGATCCAAACACTTTCCTGCTACGACGAATCGATTTGCCGCTCAGTTCGGTCCCCGGGCTTTCGGAAGATGTTTCGATCCAGCATCCTCGGCTATCGATCGATTTACGGGATGCCAGTTTCACGGCTCGATCGCGAACACCTTTCCAGCTATCCCATCGCCAAAGCACCATCGACGTCCCGGCGTTTATCCCCCTGCCACCGGCGATTGCCAACCCGATGCTGGGACAAAATGCGCCCGCTTTCACGCTCGACATCCGCTCCCCACAAGGGCAGGGGCTGTGCCGCGTCAGCCAGCAGGGATCCGATCGTCCGATCACCGTGCTGCTGTGGGTCGCTCGCCACTCGGGAAGTGAAGCAGCGGCCCAGGAACTGCATCAATTGGCCGGGTCGCTCCCCGCGGCCAGTCGCGATGCGACACGATTCGTCATCGTGATGGCCGAAGACGGGCCTCCGACCGGGCAAACCTTGCAGCAATGGAATACGCCACTACCTTGGGTCGATGATCGGCAAGCGATCGGACGTGAC comes from the Roseimaritima multifibrata genome and includes:
- a CDS encoding nickel-dependent lactate racemase family protein → MTNSKPTVSLRSTLPVPASTDKVFQWNEAMDVGDAIKDPRLAVREAVESPVDFPAITKILVPEDSVTLAVDPNIPSLVEVVGGIVDSLPLADLGYVRILLSEEATEETIESLRVSLPEAVAVVRHQGDQQEDLAYLAANEAGDPLYLNKDLTHADFVLPVVLKRSATYLDSPWQAGGVSPALSDTTSRKRFRYERMMRPGTADKEAFQVSALLGFQLLVVAEVDSGGNLIRVRSGTVPGLEKEFGTEAAGQEIGEDLLHDLVLAYVDGDAQQQSWENLARSLDVARGEVRPGGTIVLVTALEEKPTGALRRLQEMRTGDEDDLRKFLLKVTDRQASTAALLLDAQREGRLLLYSKLPGERIEPLGLGAIEDATALQRVVDSHESCLIIRNAQFANGRKTKRKGS